In Nymphaea colorata isolate Beijing-Zhang1983 chromosome 3, ASM883128v2, whole genome shotgun sequence, a genomic segment contains:
- the LOC116249802 gene encoding uncharacterized protein LOC116249802, which translates to MTSVCLHPNERFYLHRISYLSIHSSRRRSTFLCFQSGIAVERCAVRRIHNGFRLPVPYSYFHEWKIRSPKAAQSESTVSLDENSGGGETDNVEISLDGDVYRSTLRLVECAMFAAVTGLVYYLSNSLAIENYFGCFFSLPIVISSMRWGLAAGRKTMVATAMLLLTLSGPLKACTYLLMHGILGLAMGSLWRLGANWMLSITLCTLVRATGALGYVLLSSFLLRENILSLIAINLHASLSYMLAALGVNVIPSMKTIYTIFGTLLLLNCGFFVFLLHMLYAVFISRLGMRFSLVLPGWLEKAL; encoded by the exons ATGACTTCTGTGTGTCTTCACCCCAACGAGCGATTCTATCTGCATAGAATCTCCTATCTTTCTATCCATTCCTCCCGTCGGAGGTCtactttcctttgttttcagTCAGGAATAGCAGTCGAACGCTGCGCAGTTCGTCGTATCCACAACGGCTTCCGTCTACCTGTTCCGTATTCTTACTTCCATGAATGGAAGATCAGAAGCCCTAAGGCAGCTCAGAGCGAGTCCACCGTATCTTTGGACGAAAATTCGGGAGGAGGTGAGACTGACAATGTGGAGATATCCCTCGACGGTGACGTGTACCGAAGCACACTTAGGCTCGTCGAATGCGCGATGTTTGCAGCCGTCACTGGTTTGGTGTATTACCTGAGCAATTCGCTTGCCATCGAG AACTACTTTGGTTGTTTCTTCTCATTGCCGATAGTAATATCATCCATGAGATGGGGCCTCGCTGCAGGTAGAAAGACTATG GTTGCTACTGCTATGCTGTTGCTCACTTTATCAGGTCCATTAAAGGCGTGCACCTATCTT CTCATGCATGGAATTCTCGGCCTGGCCATGGGTTCCTTGTGGAG GTTGGGTGCTAATTGGATGCTTTCAATAACCTTATGCACATTG GTTCGAGCAACAGGTGCATTGGGCTATGTTCTGCTATCATCATTCTTGTTGAGAGAAAACATTCTTTCACTG ATTGCCATAAATCTTCATGCTTCCTTGTCATATATGCTTGCTGCTCTGGGTGTCAATGTTATCCCGTCAATGAAGACAATATATACCATATTTGGGACTTTG CTCCTGCTCAACTGTGGATTCTTTGTTTTCCTGTTGCACATGCTCTATGCCGTCTTCATCAGTAGACTTGGAATGAGGTTCTCTTTAGTATTACCTGGATGGTTGGAGAAAGCTTTGTGA